In a genomic window of Brettanomyces nanus chromosome 1, complete sequence:
- the SFM1 gene encoding SPOUT methyltransferase (EggNog:ENOG41~BUSCO:EOG09343Q51) — protein MDKPVNAVPRGKRPRQLPRRVVHIQKKAKIFTQEFSTLSKSRQIKYLKMKYVIEHMEKGFTEWVILEYAQILRDVGSDNLILTCLPEGTTDRDIPVSLLKLGLQWSTKDASHFIPRDIPKSRLCLLDPRAELDLQPTDTGEFDYFIFGGILGDHPPRDRTGELRQRLNCPGRRLGDSQMSTDTAARTTKIILDGTPLEEIKFIDYPEIRFSRHEATEMPFRYVLDGDYRPILPQGMLRLIKKDSERSLDQFF, from the coding sequence ATGGACAAACCAGTTAACGCCGTACCGCGCGGTAAACGACCCAGACAATTGCCACGCCGTGTCGTCCatattcaaaagaaggCTAAAATTTTTACCCAAGAGTTCTCCACTTTGTCTAAGAGTCGCCAAATCAAATATCTAAAGATGAAATACGTAATAGAACATATGGAGAAAGGCTTTACCGAGTGGGTGATTTTGGAATATGCGCAAATTCTGAGAGATGTTGGTAGTGACAATCTTATCTTAACCTGTCTTCCTGAAGGTACCACAGATAGGGATATTCCTGTTTCTTTACTCAAACTTGGACTACAATGGTCGACTAAAGATGCTTCGCATTTCATTCCTAGAGACATTCCTAAGTCCAGATTGTGTCTATTGGACCCTCGGGCAGAACTGGATCTCCAACCTACTGATACGGGTGAATTCGATTACTTCATCTTCGGTGGAATTCTAGGTGATCATCCACCTAGAGATAGAACAGGCGAACTAAGACAACGTTTAAATTGTCCAGGAAGACGTTTGGGAGATTCTCAGATGTCTACAGACACTGCTGCGAGAACCACCAAGATAATTCTCGATGGAACACCTCTTGAGGAGATCAAGTTTATAGATTACCCTGAGATTCGATTCAGTAGACACGAGGCCACCGAAATGCCCTTCAGATACGTTCTTGACGGTGACTACAGGCCTATTTTACCACAGGGAATGCTCAGATTGATCAAAAAGGATTCCGAAAGGAGTTTGGACCAGTTCTTCTGA
- a CDS encoding uncharacterized protein (MEROPS:MER0015630) has product MGVYTKTIFQTKPYFNPMLGPSTFLEINVGARYAPCMTFISGITDLDDLEWPCPNSTSVSSEVCSLSELCGLSSIKRNSSGYLQPNQWYRMITAIFIHAGFVHIFFNFLLQIMVGSTVELYIGSIRYGVIYMASGISGFLLGTNFTPIGIASMGASGALFGSCISTNLLLLLMNQNGEHYGIKIRTRGAFLLWMLASLAEIIILIFLGFLPGLDNFSHIGGFMIGISLGLVLLNDPKFVYKPEFFGTDKIPVDAKFLDIRKRPQFLIWSSVRLVMLALTILYFVFLSRNFAIKGAKASQSCKWCKYLNCLPINGWCDQGAITTTSA; this is encoded by the coding sequence ATGGGAGTTTATACCAAGACGATCTTCCAGACTAAGCCCTATTTCAATCCTATGTTAGGGCCTTCAACGTTCTTGGAGATCAATGTCGGAGCCAGATACGCTCCTTGTATGACCTTTATTTCAGGAATTACAGACCTGGATGACTTGGAGTGGCCTTGTCCCAATTCGACAAGCGTGAGCTCGGAAGTTTGTTCATTATCTGAGCTTTGCGGATTGTCCTCTATCAAAAGAAACTCTTCTGGCTACTTGCAGCCCAACCAATGGTATAGAATGATTACTGCAATTTTCATTCATGCTGGATTTGTTCacatattcttcaattttttaCTTCAGATCATGGTTGGATCCACGGTGGAGTTGTATATAGGATCTATTAGATACGGTGTCATCTATATGGCATCTGGAATATCGGGATTCCTTCTTGGTACAAACTTTACACCCATAGGTATTGCTTCCATGGGTGCCTCGGGGGctctctttggatcatGTATCTCTAcaaaccttcttcttcttcttatgaACCAGAACGGCGAACACTACGGCATTAAGATTCGAACTAGAGGAGCGTTTTTGCTCTGGATGCTTGCATCTCTAGCTGAAATTATTATTCTGATTTTCTTGGGCTTCTTACCTGGCTTAGACAACTTTTCTCATATCGGTGGCTTTATGATTGGAATAAGTTTGGGGCTGGTACTTCTCAATGACCCAAAGTTTGTCTATAAACCGGAATTCTTTGGCACTGACAAGATTCCAGTAGACGCAAAGTTTTTGGATATACGTAAAAGACCTCAGTTCTTGATATGGTCATCTGTTAGACTTGTTATGCTTGCTCTTACCATACTTTATTTTGTCTTCTTGTCGAGAAATTTTGCTATAAAGGGTGCCAAAGCCTCTCAATCTTGCAAATGGTGCAAGTATCTCAATTGTCTTCCCATAAACGGTTGGTGCGACCAAGGAGCTATTACTACCACTTCTGCATAA
- a CDS encoding uncharacterized protein (EggNog:ENOG41): protein MLYRHLPRRRRCVSIFIVLCLVNILFFIIYSLYHRPQQTLSDLRTSLQSRIDDPDILLKELEKSLPQLTLADDYTKYWKYFTGLHDYKVDLNAEEYRKVRSERHFFDPRVTLAVYAHHIRKQLAEGAYGSGVDSVHVPFSWQDWVDLSDLNVYLRFKEDDKPSCRDFLEFGVHYSPLIKGMHTKDKTKIDFDDAFFNRQPCTDDADYEGPTDEKLLPGFNFQGRCFASWYLEKKIQAKSIVLSSLPLPSSLVFLSKNGIYETGLSQDETMLDSGLFDEFVEDTTDSKTGSLLVDPISEYKELQKVADVTEKGLDFDSLLSRSTNYQYEIPMDEFYYDYNGIIDNLTAKEDSLTTKESRHLQNLKYSRSLNPDHLSKSFREVELTWSQSFHGHKITENGAHYDSRFFGGFLTESKVNEFDNVDVKRKLILHRMLHTWLQFTYKTGIVSILAHGSLLSWWWNGLVFEWDSDIDVQMPIMELDRLCAAYNGSLVFEDAQFGFHKYFVDCTNSITHRDKGNGNNNIDARFIDVDSGMYVDITGLAFTGTHRIPKRIRLLWQNDPSKFQDPHYKYQQSITDKELEKENLSLDKRAVQMLQKRGKAIGENEGDFHRNCMLHAFNCRNNHFYTYEEFSPLRLSSMEGSPVLIPNQFEDVLLSEYKRGMTRKSFNKNIYVSDLRLWMPMDTIKGRLGRETKKFLEHKLVDFLSNNRLKSLEELLGDDDIMKEFYLTYKQTRAHVNEVELVGKMKSHEITGEEWDQFHSLMEKYKEYTKPMRKDYYNYMAEVMALEDHQPVRLKNLVDEESYDEVGFFLPVLYSI from the coding sequence ATGTTGTATAGGCATCTGCCCAGAAGAAGGCGATGTGTGAGTATATTTATCGTTCTATGCTTGGTCAATATACTGTTCTTTATAATCTATTCATTATATCATAGACCGCAGCAGACACTCTCGGATCTCCGAACGTCCCTCCAATCAAGGATAGATGATCCAGATATATTACTAAAGGAATTAGAGAAGAGTTTACCACAGCTCACGCTTGCAGATGATTATACTAAATACTGGAAGTATTTTACGGGTCTCCATGACTATAAGGTTGATCTCAACGCAGAGGAATACCGAAAAGTGCGGTCTGAGAGACATTTCTTTGACCCGAGAGTGACACTTGCTGTGTATGCTCATCATATTCGGAAGCAGCTGGCTGAAGGTGCCTACGGGAGCGGCGTAGATTCCGTCCATGTACCATTTTCTTGGCAGGACTGGGTTGATCTTTCTGATTTAAATGTCTACTTGAGGtttaaagaagatgataagcCCTCATGCAGGgattttcttgaatttggtgTACATTATAGTCCCCTAATCAAGGGTATGCATACCAAAGATAAGACAAAAATCGATTTTGACGATGCGTTCTTCAACAGACAACCATGCACGGATGACGCTGACTACGAGGGACCAACAGATGAGAAACTTCTTCCGGGATTCAACTTCCAGGGCCGCTGCTTTGCATCATGGTACttggagaaaaaaattcaGGCCAAATCAATtgttctttcctctttacCACTACCAAGCTCTCTCGTtttcttatcaaagaaTGGAATATACGAGACTGGGTTGTCTCAGGATGAAACTATGCTGGATAGCGGTTTGTTCGATGAGTTCGTAGAGGATACAACTGACTCAAAAACGGGCTCATTACTTGTAGATCCTATCAGTGAATACAAAGAGCTTCAAAAGGTTGCCGATGTTACCGAAAAGGGATTAGACTTTGACTCTTTGCTCTCCCGAAGTACAAACTACCAGTACGAAATACCCATGGATGAATTTTACTACGATTATAATGGAATAATAGACAATCTCACAGctaaagaagattctcTTACAACCAAGGAATCTCGCCATTTACAAAATCTCAAGTATTCAAGATCGCTTAATCCAGACCATCTCAGTAAGTCATTTAGAGAGGTGGAACTTACTTGGTCTCAAAGCTTTCACGGCCACAAAATAACTGAAAATGGAGCTCATTATGATAGTCGGTTTTTCGGCGGCTTTTTAACCGAATCTAAGGTGAATGAATTTGATAACGTTGACGTCAAGCGCAAGTTGATCTTGCACAGAATGTTGCATACATGGTTACAATTCACTTATAAGACAGGAATCGTGTCTATTCTCGCCCACGGCTCTTTGCTTTCGTGGTGGTGGAATGGACTTGTATTTGAATGGGATTCGGATATTGATGTTCAGATGCCTATCATGGAATTAGACCGGCTATGCGCTGCCTATAACGGATCGCTAGTCTTCGAAGATGCCCAATTTGGATTCCACAAGTATTTTGTGGATTGTACCAATTCCATTACACATAGAGATAAGGGTAATGGAAATAACAATATTGATGCCAGATTCATCGATGTTGATAGTGGAATGTACGTTGATATTACCGGATTGGCCTTTACTGGTACGCATCGAATACCAAAGAGAATTCGTCTTCTCTGGCAAAATGATCCATCCAAATTTCAGGACCCCCACTACAAATATCAGCAGAGTATCACTGATAAGGAattagagaaagaaaatctGTCTTTAGATAAAAGAGCGGTACAAATGTTACAGAAAAGGGGAAAGGCTATTGGAGagaatgaaggagattTTCACAGGAATTGCATGTTGCACGCTTTTAACTGCAGAAACAACCATTTCTATACTTATGAAGAGTTCTCACCTTTGAGGTTGTCATCCATGGAAGGTTCACCTGTTCTTATTCCTAATCAGTTTGAGGATGTTCTTCTGTCCGAGTACAAGAGGGGAATGACACGGAAGTCTTTCAATAAGAACATATACGTTTCGGATCTTCGCCTCTGGATGCCAATGGATACAATTAAGGGACGTCTCGGTAGAGAAACCAAGAAATTCTTAGAGCATAAATTGGTCGactttctttccaacaACCGATTAAAATCTCTGGAGGAATTGCtaggagatgatgatatcatGAAGGAGTTTTATTTAACATACAAACAGACTAGAGCACATGTGAACGAGGTAGAACTTGTGGGGAAGATGAAGTCACATGAAATAACTGGAGAAGAGTGGGATCAGTTTCACTCATTAATGGAGAAGTACAAGGAATATACCAAACCAATGCGGAAAGATTATTATAACTATATGGCTGAAGTGATGGCTTTGGAAGATCATCAGCCAGTGcgtttgaagaacttggtAGATGAGGAAAGTTATGACGAAGTTGGGTTTTTCCTTCCTGTATTATATAGCATTTAG
- a CDS encoding uncharacterized protein (BUSCO:EOG09340EOP), whose protein sequence is MFGFTGRCECRNGFGGEDCSEPVCGSLADGPNRPIRDPDDVCNCEDGWGGINCNLCQQDAVCKSFVPDGLQGTCYTGGILVHQAHQMCDVTNKKIVQVLGGKIPQATFECNRTSQECSFQFWIQSDESFYCDLSKCDFQYDLNGNHTNYRCDDVACKCLPDKMLCGKSGSIDISDFLVETIKGPGEFTCDLQSRNCKFSEPSMNDLIMNVFGDPYITLSCLSGECLHDSEIPGFTIPPKDRFTYLDFAKDLTALGVCLGVVLVTIFGVKRSPLFSSESIALPDDDNDDNDDYLMVDYVPATFAFDKVSYSVNRKPILSNSFGMVKPGEIMAIMGSSGAGKTTLLDILAGKNKGGISQGSLIVNGEQILTNSDVKHFKRSCGFVDQEDYLIPTLTVYETVLNSALLRLPRSLSTKSKKAKVLQILSELRILHIKDKLIGSDFERGISGGEKRRVAIACELVTSPSILFLDEPTTGLDGFNAFRVVESLVRLAKDFNRTIIFSIHQPRSNIVALFDKLLLLSDGEIVYSGLMSECSEFFSQRGYQCPSGYNIADYLIDITSEDTTKDNSLTTVSPVETDPRLDLLLETGEAHHLPNSSEEDPTEEWAHYASHRDELTYALGQKADVNSKPQGTLATLFSKSSEAEQLHESIKAEHSSAPSVSNAEEDSFFKDDPTRSKAGFFTQLSILCSRTFKNSYRNPKLLLSHYILAIVMGFFCSYLYYDVQNNISGFQNRLGLFFFLLTMFGFSTLTGLHSFSIERIVFIRERSNNYYHPLSYYLSKIICDVIPLRLFPPIIFMAIIYPLVGLNMGGHKFWLSILIVVLFNMATAVEILIIGILVKEPGSATMIGVLVMLFSLLFAGLFINKDTIPTAISWFERISVFHYGYEALSVNEVNGLILKERKYGLDIKVPGAVILSTFGFDVNAVLFDIYWLLGMLGGFTILGYVALYYFVYETR, encoded by the exons ATGTTTGGC TTCACTGGTCGATGCGAATGCCGAAACGGCTttggtggtgaagattGCTCAGAGCCCGTCTGTGGCTCCTTGGCTGATGGTCCTAACAGACCAATTAGAGATCCAGACGACGTTTGTAACTGCGAAGATGGCTGGGGTGGTATCAATTGTAACCTTTGTCAACAAGACGCAGTCTGCAAATCATTCGTTCCGGATGGACTGCAAGGTACTTGCTATACTGGTGGTATCCTAGTCCATCAAGCTCATCAGATGTGTGATGTCaccaataagaagatcGTTCAAGTTCTTGGGGGAAAAATTCCCCAGGCCACTTTTGAATGCAATAGAACTTCTCAAGAGTgctcttttcaattttggATACAGAGCGACGAGAGCTTCTATTGCGATCTTTCCAAGTGTGACTTCCAGTACGATTTGAACGGTAATCACACCAACTATCGCTGCGACGATGTGGCTTGCAAATGCTTACCTGATAAGATGCTTTGCGGCAAGTCCGGCTCCATTGATATATCAgattttcttgttgaaacTATTAAGGGACCTGGTGAATTCACATGCGACCTACAATCTCGCAATTGCAAGTTCTCCGAACCAAGTATGAATGATCTTATCATGAATGTATTTGGTGATCCATATATCACTCTAAGTTGTCTTTCTGGTGAGTGTCTTCATGATAGTGAGATCCCAGGATTTACCATTCCTCCAAAAGATAGGTTTACCTACTTGGACTTCGCCAAAGACCTTACTGCTCTTGGTGTATGTCTCGGTGTAGTTCTTGTCACTATCTTTGGAGTAAAAAGGTCTccacttttttcttccgAGTCGATTGCACTtccagatgatgataacgatGATAATGACGATTACCTCATGGTTGACTATGTTCCTGCTACATTTGCCTTCGATAAAGTGTCCTATTCTGTTAACAGGAAGCCTATTCTTAGTAACTCCTTTGGTATGGTCAAACCGGGTGAAATTATGGCCATTATGGGTAGCTCTGGTGCTGGTAAAACTACACTTCTTGATATTCTTGCTGGAAAGAATAAAGGTGGTATCAGTCAGGGCTCTTTGATTGTCAACGGTGAGCAGATTTTGACTAATTCAGATGTTAAGCATTTCAAAAGATCTTGTGGATTTGTCGATCAAGAGGATTATCTTATTCCAACTTTAACCGTCTATGAGACAGTACTCAATAGTGCTCTTCTCAGGCTTCCAAGATCTTTGTCTACAAAATCTAAGAAGGCTAAAgttctccaaatcctttCAGAATTACGAATTCTTCATATTAAGGATAAGCTAATTGGTTCCGACTTTGAGAGAGGCATTTCTGGAGGTGAAAAACGTCGTGTGGCCATTGCTTGCGAGCTCGTTACATCACCTTctattcttttcttggatgAGCCTACTACAGGTCTTGATGGCTTCAATGCATTCCGTGTTGTCGAGTCCCTTGTTCGTCTTGCCAAGGATTTCAACCGTACTATCATTTTCTCTATTCATCAGCCGAGAAGTAATATTGTGGCTTTATTCGATAAACTATTACTTTTATCGGACGGCGAAATAGTTTACTCCGGCCTTATGAGTGAATGTTCAGAGTTTTTCTCTCAGAGAGGCTATCAATGTCCATCTGGCTACAATATAGCAGACTACCTTATTGATATCACCTCCGAAGACACAACCAAAGACAACTCATTGACGACAGTTTCGCCTGTTGAAACGGATCCTAGATTGGATTTGTTGCTAGAAACAGGTGAGGCACATCATCTTCCTAATAGTTCAGAGGAGGATCCAACTGAAGAATGGGCTCATTATGCATCTCACCGAGATGAATTGACTTATGCACTTGGACAGAAGGCTGACGTGAACTCGAAACCACAAGGTACTCTTGctactctcttttcaaaatcatcaGAAGCTGAACAACTTCATGAGAGTATTAAGGCAGAGCATTCATCTGCACCCTCTGTTTCCAATGCTGAGGAAGATTCATTCTTTAAAGATGATCCAACTCGTTCTAAGGCAGGATTCTTTACCCAGTTATCCATTTTGTGCTCACGGACGTTTAAAAACTCTTACAGAAACCCCAAGTTGCTTCTAAGTCACTACATTTTGGCAATTGTTATGGGATTTTTCTGTTCGTATCTATACTATGACGTTCAAAACAACATTTCTGGATTTCAAAATAGATTGGGactattcttcttccttttaACAATGTTTGGATTTTCCACTCTAACTGGTCTTCACTCTTTCTCCATAGAAAGAATTGTATTCATCAGAGAAAGATCCAACAACTACTATCATCCATTGAGTTACTATCTCAGTAAGATTATATGCGATGTGATTCCTCTTCGTCTCTTCCCTCCAATTATTTTCATGGCTATCATCTATCCGCTAGTTGGATTGAATATGGGTGGTCACAAATTTTGGCTGTCGATTTTGATTGttgtcctcttcaatatggCAACTGCAGTGGAGATTCTTATCATTGGTATCCTTGTCAAGGAGCCGGGCTCAGCAACAATGATTGGTGTATTAGTTATGCTTTTCTCTCTACTTTTTGCCGGTTTGTTCATCAACAAGGATACGATTCCGACTGCTATCTCGTGGTTTGAGAGGATTTCTGTGTTCCACTACGGATATGAGGCACTAAGTGTAAATGAGGTGAATGGTTTGATTCTcaaggagagaaaatatGGCCTAGACATCAAGGTTCCTGGAGCAGTGATTCTCTCTACGTTCGGATTTGACGTTAATGCCGTGCTCTTTGACATTTACTGGCTTTTGGGTATGCTTGGAGGGTTCACGATTTTGGGCTATGTTGCTCTTTACTACTTTGTGTATGAGACGAGGTGA
- the HEM13 gene encoding Coproporphyrinogen-III oxidase (BUSCO:EOG09341WRF): MSKESMRVQMEKLIRQKQKEICAGLESVETKKFHPDEWKRGKNGGGGRSMVLADGSTFEKAGVNISAVYGVLPPGAITRMKADHRNIKTQDDGTVKFFACGLSMVIHPWNPHAPTIHLNYRYFEIMNPDDSTQTWWFGGGADLTPSYLYPEDAKMFHAKHKAALDPFGKDLYPKFKEWCDKYFWIDHRSEARGIGGIFFDDFDELPAQECLKMCESCFDAFIPSYVPIIEKRKDIKYTPEEKQWQQVRRGRYVEFNLVYDRGTKFGLQTPGSRVESILMSMPKTATWLYDYEPEEGSREAELLKVTRHPIKWV; the protein is encoded by the coding sequence ATGTCGAAAGAATCAATGAGAGTTcagatggagaagttgataagACAGAAGCAAAAGGAGATCTGTGCGGGTCTCGAATCTGTTGAAACCAAGAAATTCCATCCTGATGAATGGAAAAGAGGTAAAAATGGCggaggaggaagatcaATGGTTTTGGCAGATGGCTCGACTTTTGAGAAAGCCGGTGTCAACATTTCTGCCGTTTACGGTGTTCTTCCACCAGGTGCTATCACCAGAATGAAAGCTGACCATAGAAACATTAAGACACAAGATGACGGTACTGTTAAGTTTTTTGCCTGCGGTTTGTCCATGGTGATCCATCCTTGGAACCCACATGCCCCAACCATTCATTTGAACTATCGTTACTTTGAGATAATGAACCCTGACGATTCTACTCAAACTTGGTGGTTTGGAGGAGGCGCTGATTTGACTCCTTCTTATCTTTATCCTGAGGATGCTAAAATGTTTCATGCAAAGCACAAGGCTGCATTGGATCCTTTCGGAAAGGATTTGTACCCAAAATTCAAAGAATGGTGTGACAAGTACTTCTGGATTGATCACAGAAGTGAAGCCAGAGGTATTGGAGGTATATTCtttgatgactttgatgaACTTCCAGCCCAAGAGTGTTTGAAGATGTGCGAGAGTTGTTTTGATGCATTCATTCCTTCTTACGTTCCAATTATcgaaaagagaaaggataTCAAGTATACCccagaagagaagcaatGGCAGCAGGTCAGAAGAGGTAGATACGTTGAGTTCAATTTGGTCTATGATAGAGGTACTAAATTTGGCTTACAGACCCCTGGTTCTAGAGTTGAGTCTATATTGATGAGTATGCCCAAGACTGCCACCTGGTTATACGACTACGAGCCTGAAGAAGGTTCACGAGAAGCCGAATTGTTGAAGGTTACCAGACATCCAATCAAATGGGTTTAG